A region from the Eleginops maclovinus isolate JMC-PN-2008 ecotype Puerto Natales chromosome 17, JC_Emac_rtc_rv5, whole genome shotgun sequence genome encodes:
- the LOC134879316 gene encoding LOW QUALITY PROTEIN: cAMP-regulated D2 protein (The sequence of the model RefSeq protein was modified relative to this genomic sequence to represent the inferred CDS: inserted 1 base in 1 codon) gives MESWHCLLLLLSLTTVEATENNDDIDRVSFLRSLYPRLLVRDESINLEINSLKDLGRPEVQHKVREVSRGVNGAPGPVVKTKDGQIKGITVDKAHIFYGVPYADPPVGAYRWKPPRPASPWLGVYDASFPRDACMQACSGPITEECPRKVSEDCLHLNIFVPLDVDFLSPLEVPLPILVWIHGGDFIAGSASKPLYDGRFISNFTHTVVVSLDYRLGAFGFLVSGKNPHSAAAGNYGILDQQAALLWVQRNIAVFGGDSSKVTVFGESAGAQSVSLHLMIQSSRTLFKQAVLQSLPFSIPLKTRHDALKLGKDFAKQTNCSVSDVICLLSLSPQAVLAAQMKTSSKIVNPFRFLEVFETWGPYIDGELIKEQAVTAFLKGHWQKEKPVLLGTTSEEGVIFAYGVFNKPVSALESTVYVTAIFKQHALRILHKYLPLYRTADRRDMLAQIVTDYVFLCPSRRSARAGAAAGSAVWMYVFDHVASDHRVWSGLTFCYDHACHGAELPFLFDSASVANXTLSIPEKLLSNRMLCYWGAFAHVGDPSSRAHQTAFCREQRLPVWPRYSDTSSWLVMNLTVRSHAQVGTRNHICDFWDHLGIY, from the exons ATGGAGAGCTGGCactgtttgctgctgctgctgagtttAACCACTGTGGAGGCCACCGAAAACAATGATGACATCGACCGTGTCAGCTTTCTGAGGAGTCTCTACCCCAGGCTGCTTGTGAGAGACGAGTCAATCAACCTTGAGATAAACTCCCTGAAAGATCTGGGACGCCCTGAGGTCCAACACAAGGTCAGAGAGGTCAGTCGGGGGGTTAACGGGGCTCCTGGACCCGTGGTGAAGACAAAAGATGGCCAGATCAAGGGGATTACGGTGGACAAGGCGCATATTTTCTATGGGGTCCCGTACGCAGACCCCCCTGTTGGGGCGTACCGCTGGAAGCCACCCAGACCTGCGAGTCCCTGGCTGGGGGTTTATGATGCCTCATTCCCCAGGGATGCATGCATGCAGGCCTGCAGCGGACCCATCACTGAGGAGTGTCCGAGGAAA GTGAGCGAGGACTGTCTGCACCTGAACATCTTCGTCCCCCTGGATGTGGACTTCCTCTCCCCTCTGGAGGTCCCCCTGCCCATCCTGGTGTGGATCCACGGGGGGGATTTCATCGCCGGCTCGGCCTCCAAGCCGTTGTACGACGGCCGCTTCATCAGCAACTTCACGCACACGGTGGTGGTGAGCCTGGACTACCGGCTGG GTGCTTTCGGGTTCCTCGTTTCCGGCAAAAACCctcactctgcagcagcagggaaTTATGGGATACTGGACCAGCAGGCGGCTTTACTCTGGGTCCAACGCAACATCGCAGTGTTTGGAGGGGATTCCAGCAAG GTGACGGTGTTCGGGGAGAGTGCCGGAGCTCAGTCCGTCAGCCTCCACCTGATGATCCAGAGCAGCAGGACTCTGTTCAAACAGGCCGTCCTGCAGAGCCTGCCCTTCTCCATCCCTCTGAAGACCAG acATGACGCCCTGAAGCTGGGGAAGGACTTTGCCAAACAGACAAACTGCTCTGTGAGCGACGTCATCTGCCTGCTGTCTCTCAGTCCACAGGCCGTCCTCGCCGCCCAGATGAAGACAA GCTCCAAGATCGTGAACCCGTTCAGGTTCCTCGAGGTGTTTGAGACGTGGGGTCCGTACATCGATGGGGAGTTGATAAAAGAGCAGGCTGTCACCGCCTTCCTGAAGGGCCACTGGCAGAAAGAGAAGCCCGTTCTACTGG GAACGACCTCAGAGGAAGGCGTGATCTTCGCCTACGGTGTCTTCAACAAGCCGGTGTCTGCGTTGGAGAGCACCGTTTACGTCACGGCCATCTTCAAACAGCACGCCCTGCGCATCCTGCACAAATACCTGCCGCTGTACCGGACTGCCGACCGCAGGGACATGCTGGCTCAG ATCGTCACAGACTACGTGTTCCTGTGTCCGTCCCGGCGGTCAGCACGAGCCGGTGCTGCGGCGGGTAGCGCGGTCTGGATGTACGTGTTCGACCACGTGGCCTCGGACCATCGAGTGTGGTCGGGTCTGACCTTCTGCTACGATCACGCCTGCCACGGCGCCGAGCTGCCCTTCCTCTTCGACTCCGCCTCGGTCGCCA TTACTCTCTCCATACCGGAGAAGCTGCTGTCCAATCGCATGCTGTGCTACTGGGGGGCTTTCGCTCACGTCGGCGACCCCTCCTCTCGGGCTCATCAGACGGCCTTCTGCAGGGAGCAGCGTCTGCCCGTTTGGCCGCGGTACTCCGACACCAGCAGCTGGCTGGTCATGAACCTAACGGTGCGCTCACATGCACAAGTGGGAACCAGGAATCATATCTGTGACTTCTGGGACCATCTGGGCATCTATTAG